GTGCTATTTTTCAACCTACATCTATGGTTTATATGACTAAACTAATACCTGAAAAAGATCGGCAACGCTTTAATGCACTACGTAGTTTTATCAACTCTTGTGGTTCACTAATAGGCCCTGCCATTGCTGGGATTTTATTTTGGATGGGTACTCCTTATACGGCCATCCATATGAATGCAGTGGCTCTCTTTTTTTCGGCTCTTATTATCATGATGCTACCTAATGTTGATGGAAGACTTATAGAGAATGAGAGGAAAAGATTTAGTTGGAATTTGATAAAAAATGATTTTCGGATTGTTTTTCATTTCAGTAAGGGCGATACCTATGTCACAAAAATCTATTTATTATTTACTGGTACTACTATATTTATGACTGCAATAGATTCACTCGAGGCCGCATTTGCTAAAGGAGTACTTTCAATGTCAGACACCAATTATGGGTTTTTATTAAGTGTCTTTGGCGCTGGAATAATAGTGGGATCAATGATTAATTCAGTATTTTCAAAACAACTTGCAGTTAATCTTTTAATAGGTATTGGTACCATTTTTACCTCAATCGGTTATATCGTTTTTTATAGTTCGAGTGGCTTTTTTAGTGCAGCGCCTAGTGTATTTTTAATGGGGTTTGCTGTAACGTTTGCGAATACAGGGTATTTGACTTTCTACCAAAATCATGTTCCTGTGAGGATGATGGGAAGATTCGGAAGCATCTTTAGTGTCATTGAAGCAGGTTGCATTGTTACTTTAACGGTTTTAATCGGTTTAGCTGCTGAATTAACTTCGATCCGTCCTGTGGGGTTAATAGGTTCATTTGCCTTCTTCTTATTAGGGTTATTGGTATTAAAAGCTGTATCAGGTGCAAAACGGCAGGAATATTTTAAAGTTTAACGAGTAAAGTAGTTAAGATCTTCACAAATAAGACCATAAAGTAACAGGTCAATCAGAAATATCTGGCTAACCTTCTATTACGATTGGGCGCAATTCTAGAGTAGAAATTGCGCTCTTTCTTTATCTAGGATGAGTGCTACTTCAACTATGTACTCTTCAATCCATATTAATTTTTAAATTCGTTGGAACTTGTGAAAAAATAAAATGTGTTACAGTTTGTGCGATTGGATTTACTTCATCGATGAATTTTTCAGCTTTAGCAAATGTTTCAAACTGCATTTTTAGCATATAGCATGCGCTTCCTGCTACTCTATAACAGAATTCAACGTTCGGAAGTTTCTCGATATAATTTTTAAAAGATTTATAATCCCCATTTTTGATTGTCGCTTCAATTATACATTGGATGGGTAAACCTAATTTCTCATAATCAATTTCTAGAGTATATTTCTTTATAATTCCAAATGACTCCATTTGTTTAACACGTTCAGTTACTGATGGGGAAGACAGATTCACCCTTCTTCCAAGCTCGCTCATTGATAAACGGCTGTTATGATGTAGTTCATCTAAAATTTTTTTATCAATCTCATCTATTTTCATTTTTAAAGTTTTTCCTCCGAAAATCATCAAATTTAAAAAGAATTTATTTGATAATTATTATGAATTTAATGTGATTTAGTTATTTTATTTTCTATAATTAATTCATATTCAACTATAACAAGGAGGAATATTTTATGGCAAGAATTATGGAATCTAATTTAGGAAAAACACCTTTTCAACGACTATTAGGGCACAATAAAGATGTAATGGAAGGATGGAATCAGTTAGGAGATGTGCTAGAAAAAGATGGATTATTAACATCTCAATTAAAGGAACAAGTGAGAAGAACATTAGCTCAAAGTAATGGGTGTGAGTATTGTAAAGCAAAAGGAAATCCAGATCCTGATAAGTTTAATGAAAAAACA
This window of the Rummeliibacillus pycnus genome carries:
- a CDS encoding MFS transporter; the encoded protein is MSRWKYPLILLGGIGISNVGAWVYLIALNLMILNETGSPLAIALLYILGPIATICSNAWAGSLIDRVNTRLLMMGLDVFRAICIALIPFLPSLIYVYILAFIIHMGSAIFQPTSMVYMTKLIPEKDRQRFNALRSFINSCGSLIGPAIAGILFWMGTPYTAIHMNAVALFFSALIIMMLPNVDGRLIENERKRFSWNLIKNDFRIVFHFSKGDTYVTKIYLLFTGTTIFMTAIDSLEAAFAKGVLSMSDTNYGFLLSVFGAGIIVGSMINSVFSKQLAVNLLIGIGTIFTSIGYIVFYSSSGFFSAAPSVFLMGFAVTFANTGYLTFYQNHVPVRMMGRFGSIFSVIEAGCIVTLTVLIGLAAELTSIRPVGLIGSFAFFLLGLLVLKAVSGAKRQEYFKV
- a CDS encoding carboxymuconolactone decarboxylase family protein; translated protein: MARIMESNLGKTPFQRLLGHNKDVMEGWNQLGDVLEKDGLLTSQLKEQVRRTLAQSNGCEYCKAKGNPDPDKFNEKTSIAVGFAEVFLKQKGDIDDSFFDILRDCFTEEEISELCAFISFTTASQYFGAMMKLKPEK
- a CDS encoding Lrp/AsnC family transcriptional regulator, encoding MKIDEIDKKILDELHHNSRLSMSELGRRVNLSSPSVTERVKQMESFGIIKKYTLEIDYEKLGLPIQCIIEATIKNGDYKSFKNYIEKLPNVEFCYRVAGSACYMLKMQFETFAKAEKFIDEVNPIAQTVTHFIFSQVPTNLKINMD